A stretch of the Notamacropus eugenii isolate mMacEug1 chromosome 2, mMacEug1.pri_v2, whole genome shotgun sequence genome encodes the following:
- the PRPF3 gene encoding U4/U6 small nuclear ribonucleoprotein Prp3 isoform X1, whose protein sequence is MALSKRELDELKPWIEKTVKRVLGFSEPTVVTAALNCVGKGMDKKKAADHLKPFLDDSTLRFVDKLFEAVEEGRSSRHSKSSSDRSRKRELKEVFGDDSEISKESSGVKKRRIPRFEEVEEEPEVIPGPPSESPGMLTKLQIKQMMEAATRQIEERKKQLSFISPPTPQPKTPSSSQPERLPIGNTIQPSQAATFMNDAIEKARKAAELQARIQAQLALKPGLIGNANMVGLANLHAMGIAPPKVELKDQTKPTPLILDEQGRTVDATGKEIELTHRMPTLKANIRAVKREQFKQQLKEKPSEDMESNTFFDPRVSIAPSQRQRRTFKFHDKGKFEKIAQRLRTKAQLEKLQAEISQAARKTGIHTSTKLALIAPKKELKEGEIPDIEWWDSYIIPNGFDPTGEAPKKEDYFGITNLVEHPAQLNPPVDSDTPVTLGVYLTKKEQKKLRRQTRREAQKELQEKVRLGLMPPPEPKVRISNLMRVLGTEAVQDPTKVEAHVRAQMAKRQKAHEEANAARKLTAEQRKVKKIKKLKEDISQGVHISVYRVRNLSNPAKKFKIEANAGQLYLSGVVVLHKDVNVVVVEGGPKAQKKFKRLMLHRIKWDEQTSSTKGDDDDESDEEAVKKTNKCALVWEGTAKDRSFGEMKFKQCPTENMAREHFKKHGAEHYWDLALSESVLESTD, encoded by the exons ATGGCCCTGTCCAAGAGGGAGCTGGATGAGCTGAAGCCATGGATCGAGAAGACAGTGAAGAGGGTGTTGGGTTTCTCAGAACCCACAGTGGTCACAGCAGCGTTAAATTGTGTAGGAAAGGGCATGGATAAGAAGAAAGCAGCTG ATCACTTGAAGCCTTTTCTCGATGATTCTACCCTGCGGTTTGTCGACAAACTGTTTGAGGCAGTGGAGGAGGGCCGTAGTTCCAGACATTCAAAGTCTAGCAGTGACAGGAGTAGAAAACGAGAGTTGAAG GAGGTGTTTGGTGATGACTCAGAGATATCTAAGGAGTCATCGGGGGTGAAGAAGAGGCGTATACCAAGGtttgaggaggtggaggaggagccAGAGGTAATTCCTGGACCACCATCTGAGAGCCCAGGAATGCTGACCAAATTACAG ATCAAACAAATGATGGAAGCAGCTACAAGGCAgattgaggagaggaagaaacagcTGAGCTTCATCAGTCCTCCTACTCCTCAG CCAAAGACTCCTTCCTCCTCTCAACCAGAACGGCTGCCAATTGGCAATACTATTCAGCCTTCTCAGGCTGCCACCTTTATGAATGATGCCATTGAAAAGGCACGGAAAGCAGCTGAACTACAGGCTCGGATTCAGGCTCAGCTGGCGCTAAAACCAGGGCTTATTGGCAATGCCAACATGGTTGGATTGGCCAACCTTCATGCTATGGGTATTGCTCCCCC gaaggTGGAGCTGAAAGACCAGACGAAGCCTACACCCCTAATCCTGGATGAACAAGGCCGAACAGTAGATGCTACAGGCAAAGAGATTGAGTTGACACACCGAATGCCAACACTAAAGGCCAACATTCGGGCTGTGAAGCGGGAACAGTTCAAACAGCAGCTCAAGGAAAAGCCATCAGAGGACATGGAATCCAACACATTTTTTGATCCCCGAGTCTCCATTGCCCCTTCCCAGCGCCAAAGACGTACCTTTAAATTTCATGACAAGGGCAAATTTGAAAAAATTGCCCAGAGATTACGGACAAAG GCTCAGCTAGAGAAGCTGCAGGCGGAGATCTCACAGGCAGCACGAAAAACTGGTATTCATACTTCAACCAAGCTGGCACTCATTGCCCCTAAGAAGGAACTGAAAGAAGGAGAGATTCCTGATATTGAGTGGTGGGACTCCTACATTATCCCCAATGGTTTTGACCC TACAGGGGAAGCTCCCAAGAAAGAGGACTATTTTGGGATCACAAACCTTGTAGAGCATCCAGCCCAGCTAAACCCTCCAG TGGACAGTGACACACCAGTGACATTGGGGGTGTACCTCAccaaaaaggaacagaaaaaactGAGGAGGCAGACCCGGAGGGAAGCTCAGAAGGAGCTACAAGAGAAAGTCAGGCTGGGTTTGATGCCTCCTCCTGAGCCCAAAG TAAGAATTTCCAATTTGATGAGAGTATTAGGCACGGAAGCTGTTCAAGATCCCACCAAAGTGGAAGCCCATGTCAGAGCCCAGATGGCAAAAAGACAGAA AGCGCATGAAGAGGCCAATGCTGCCCGAAAACTAACAGCAGAACAGAGAAAGgtcaagaaaattaaaaagctaAAAGAAGACATTTCACAGGGGgtacacatatctgtatatag AGTACGAAATTTGAGCAACCCAGCCAAGAAGTTCAAGATTGAGGCCAATGCTGGGCAGCTGTACCTTTCAGGGGTAGTGGTGCTTCACAAGGATGTCAACGTTGTGGTGGTAGAAGGGG GCCCTAAGGCACAGAAAAAATTCAAGCGTCTAATGCTGCACCGGATAAAGTGGGATGAACAGACATCCAGCACGAAAGGAGATG ATGATGATGAATCTGATGAGGAGGCTGTGAAAAAAACCAACAAGTGTGCATTGGTCTGGGAG GGTACAGCCAAAGATCGGAGTTTTGGAGAAATGAAGTTCAAACAGTGCCCCACAGAGAACATGGCCAGGGAACATTTCAAAAAGCATGGGGCTGAACATTACTGGGACCTTGCACTGAGTGAGTCCGTGTTGGAGTCCACCGACTGA
- the PRPF3 gene encoding U4/U6 small nuclear ribonucleoprotein Prp3 isoform X2 — MALSKRELDELKPWIEKTVKRVLGFSEPTVVTAALNCVGKGMDKKKAADHLKPFLDDSTLRFVDKLFEAVEEGRSSRHSKSSSDRSRKRELKEVFGDDSEISKESSGVKKRRIPRFEEVEEEPEVIPGPPSESPGMLTKLQIKQMMEAATRQIEERKKQLSFISPPTPQPKTPSSSQPERLPIGNTIQPSQAATFMNDAIEKARKAAELQARIQAQLALKPGLIGNANMVGLANLHAMGIAPPKVELKDQTKPTPLILDEQGRTVDATGKEIELTHRMPTLKANIRAVKREQFKQQLKEKPSEDMESNTFFDPRVSIAPSQRQRRTFKFHDKGKFEKIAQRLRTKAQLEKLQAEISQAARKTGIHTSTKLALIAPKKELKEGEIPDIEWWDSYIIPNGFDPTGEAPKKEDYFGITNLVEHPAQLNPPVDSDTPVTLGVYLTKKEQKKLRRQTRREAQKELQEKVRLGLMPPPEPKVRISNLMRVLGTEAVQDPTKVEAHVRAQMAKRQKAHEEANAARKLTAEQRKVKKIKKLKEDISQGVHISVYRVRNLSNPAKKFKIEANAGQLYLSGVVVLHKDVNVVVVEGGPKAQKKFKRLMLHRIKWDEQTSSTKGDGSSTT, encoded by the exons ATGGCCCTGTCCAAGAGGGAGCTGGATGAGCTGAAGCCATGGATCGAGAAGACAGTGAAGAGGGTGTTGGGTTTCTCAGAACCCACAGTGGTCACAGCAGCGTTAAATTGTGTAGGAAAGGGCATGGATAAGAAGAAAGCAGCTG ATCACTTGAAGCCTTTTCTCGATGATTCTACCCTGCGGTTTGTCGACAAACTGTTTGAGGCAGTGGAGGAGGGCCGTAGTTCCAGACATTCAAAGTCTAGCAGTGACAGGAGTAGAAAACGAGAGTTGAAG GAGGTGTTTGGTGATGACTCAGAGATATCTAAGGAGTCATCGGGGGTGAAGAAGAGGCGTATACCAAGGtttgaggaggtggaggaggagccAGAGGTAATTCCTGGACCACCATCTGAGAGCCCAGGAATGCTGACCAAATTACAG ATCAAACAAATGATGGAAGCAGCTACAAGGCAgattgaggagaggaagaaacagcTGAGCTTCATCAGTCCTCCTACTCCTCAG CCAAAGACTCCTTCCTCCTCTCAACCAGAACGGCTGCCAATTGGCAATACTATTCAGCCTTCTCAGGCTGCCACCTTTATGAATGATGCCATTGAAAAGGCACGGAAAGCAGCTGAACTACAGGCTCGGATTCAGGCTCAGCTGGCGCTAAAACCAGGGCTTATTGGCAATGCCAACATGGTTGGATTGGCCAACCTTCATGCTATGGGTATTGCTCCCCC gaaggTGGAGCTGAAAGACCAGACGAAGCCTACACCCCTAATCCTGGATGAACAAGGCCGAACAGTAGATGCTACAGGCAAAGAGATTGAGTTGACACACCGAATGCCAACACTAAAGGCCAACATTCGGGCTGTGAAGCGGGAACAGTTCAAACAGCAGCTCAAGGAAAAGCCATCAGAGGACATGGAATCCAACACATTTTTTGATCCCCGAGTCTCCATTGCCCCTTCCCAGCGCCAAAGACGTACCTTTAAATTTCATGACAAGGGCAAATTTGAAAAAATTGCCCAGAGATTACGGACAAAG GCTCAGCTAGAGAAGCTGCAGGCGGAGATCTCACAGGCAGCACGAAAAACTGGTATTCATACTTCAACCAAGCTGGCACTCATTGCCCCTAAGAAGGAACTGAAAGAAGGAGAGATTCCTGATATTGAGTGGTGGGACTCCTACATTATCCCCAATGGTTTTGACCC TACAGGGGAAGCTCCCAAGAAAGAGGACTATTTTGGGATCACAAACCTTGTAGAGCATCCAGCCCAGCTAAACCCTCCAG TGGACAGTGACACACCAGTGACATTGGGGGTGTACCTCAccaaaaaggaacagaaaaaactGAGGAGGCAGACCCGGAGGGAAGCTCAGAAGGAGCTACAAGAGAAAGTCAGGCTGGGTTTGATGCCTCCTCCTGAGCCCAAAG TAAGAATTTCCAATTTGATGAGAGTATTAGGCACGGAAGCTGTTCAAGATCCCACCAAAGTGGAAGCCCATGTCAGAGCCCAGATGGCAAAAAGACAGAA AGCGCATGAAGAGGCCAATGCTGCCCGAAAACTAACAGCAGAACAGAGAAAGgtcaagaaaattaaaaagctaAAAGAAGACATTTCACAGGGGgtacacatatctgtatatag AGTACGAAATTTGAGCAACCCAGCCAAGAAGTTCAAGATTGAGGCCAATGCTGGGCAGCTGTACCTTTCAGGGGTAGTGGTGCTTCACAAGGATGTCAACGTTGTGGTGGTAGAAGGGG GCCCTAAGGCACAGAAAAAATTCAAGCGTCTAATGCTGCACCGGATAAAGTGGGATGAACAGACATCCAGCACGAAAGGAGATG GATCTTCCACCACTTGA